In Rhipicephalus microplus isolate Deutch F79 chromosome 9, USDA_Rmic, whole genome shotgun sequence, one genomic interval encodes:
- the Rab7 gene encoding RAS oncogene family member Rab7 yields MSSRKKVLLKVIILGESGVGKTSLMNQYVNKKFSNQYKATIGADFLTKEVMVDDRLVTMQIWDTAGQERFQSLGVAFYRGADCCVLVFDVTVPGSFKALESWRDEFLIQASPRDPENFPFVVIGNKVDLDNRGVSTKRAQGWCQSKNGIPYFETSAKEALNVEQAFQTVAKNALAQETDVELYNEFPDQIKLTNEQKPRSQGCC; encoded by the exons ATGTCGTCCAGAAAGAAGGTGCTACTTAAGGTCATCATCCTTGGAGAAAGTGG GGTGGGGAAGACTTCACTGATGAACCAGTATGTGAACAAGAAATTCAGCAATCAGTACAAGGCCACCATTGGTGCAGACTTCCTCACCAAAGAAGTCATGGTCGATGACAGGCTGGTCACCATGCAG ATATGGGACACGGCCGGCCAGGAGCGATTTCAGTCGCTGGGCGTGGCCTTCTATCGAGGTGCAGACTGCTGTGTGCTGGTGTTTGACGTCACTGTGCCGGGCAGCTTCAAGGCCCTTGAGTCGTGGCGTGACGAGTTCCTCATACAGGCCTCGCCTCGAGACCCCGAGAACTTCCCATTTGTCGTCATTGGCAACAAAGTCGACCTGGACAACCGGGGG GTGTCCACCAAGCGAGCCCAGGGCTGGTGCCAGTCGAAAAATGGCATCCCGTACTTCGAGACGAGTGCCAAGGAGGCCCTAAATGTGGAACAGGCCTTCCAGACGGTGGCCAAGAATGCGCTCGCCCAGGAGACGGACGTGGAGCTCTACAACGAGTTCCCCGACCAGATCAAGCTGACGAACGAGCAGAAGCCACGCAGCCAGGGCTGCTGCTAA